AGTCGTAAAGCTAAGCTAATTTGACTCCATCCAAGCTTCCCAAATTGAAGTTCAAACCAACGAGAGTGATAACCGATGGATAGAGTTttatattcgttgcaaatttacaaataacatattaattatatattatcattattgttataatattatattGCCAAGTgtcttttttttcataaaaacattttattttatttccaaaataattaatttttattgtttGATAAAGGAATTGACTTGAGCAATTATATAAGTGAATGGATTCTATATGTTGGCCACATGTGTTTGTTTTTTTGATGTGACACTACAAGTCAAATTGTCACTGTTGAGGAATAACTTTTACTTTTTTGCATCATAATTTTTTCCACTATTGATAACTTATAttgataattaaatttaattttttagggattatgttttatttaaagaatttttatggGATGGTCAATTTTCATTTAGAATTTGTTAATATTTTACAAGAAGAGAAACAAAAAATTTTAGTAAAAAGAATACAAAGAATGGTTTTGAATAATATAATTTCTTTCGAATAATTTGTATACATGATAAATAGAATAAAAATAGACAATTATGATTAAAACTATTGTCTGGGAAAAATATAAACAATTATTGTTTTTATGGcttattatcttttataaaaaaatctttaacaaaataatttttttttaattagaaaagtTGACTATTAAATAGGGATGGTATAATTCAATtttcatcaaaactcaagttaaatTTGTTTTTTTGAAATTTGTTATGGTTGTGTTGTGCCATGAAGTGTACCTCCAAAAGAAACAAATTTTAATGGATATCATATTTTGAAAGAGATTTCTTTGAGTTGACACTTCAACTAACTAGAACATGTTTAAATTGCTTTGGACTAAATTAATTCGGGATGCGACGAACGACTTTTCCTCACTCAACAATTAATTTCTCAAGTTATTCATCTCACTGGAGAAAAATATCTTATAGTATACATTAACTCCTATGATACTTTTGGTACATCATCTTAAAATAATCACACCAAATAGAAAATCTAGTTATGATTAGAACTAAACTTTTGTATCTTCCTTCGTAAATCCATAATCATACTAATTCAAATAGAAGActtgaataagtttaaataaattaTGTTTCACAACTACATAATAtatttctagaaataaaaataatatacacAAGTGATCATTCTAATCCCATGTTCAATCTTTTATGATACAAGATTATCTCAAACTTTTATCCCATCAATGTGCTTCATATATGTCCCTTGTAATCTTAATTTTCGATGTCCTATATTAGTCATCATATGAGAGGTTCATAGGATGAGCAAGAGTGAACTTATACATTATTTTGATAAGGCTATAgattatgtttctattatgttCAAAGGATgttcatatatttttataataatatgatatttttaCTTTGGGCCTACATCATTTTAAATTcataatcttttctaaatctatCTAATATTAAGACTTTGATTGAATCTCAACCGTTTCCATATTACACTATCCCTCCCTAAACATATTGgataataatttattatataagGTGCTCTTGATTATAATTTGTTGACtaaggtaaattaaaaaataataatttgttttaaatttgtaGTAGTTAGGATCTAACTTAGgaataagaatatttttgaaataataaatatgatgaaatgttgttttatttatttattttatataaaaaaatagtccAATTCTATATAAATCAAAAGGGTATATTTTCAGATACAAATAAAACGAGGGTGCTTGCTGATATAttcataaaatttaatattatttaattgcgCTCTGGTGTCCGCGTGCAGATCGGACGTTGACTGCGACGCGCTGGAAGAAACGGACGAGAAGCAGAAGGACGGCTGTCGCTCGCCGGCTACAGAGACTATCGTACGGTACGGGCGAATCGGACGGCTCCGATTTGACTATCTTTTCGGGTTGCGGTCGTACGGACCCGTTTACGAGGCCGTAACGGCAATTATTACGGTAATAATTATTCGTAATTACTCCCCTCGGAATACTAAAACGTTTTCCCTTGTCTCGTGACTCGCCCACCGTCCCAGCCAATCGTAAGGCTACACCGGTACGACAACGCCGTGGGGCACACGTTTGGTGAGTTTTGTGTGACTAGTTTCGCGGCCGGCAATTacttctctttgttttttttcttttacgaAAAGTTTTATAACGCCCCTCGAAAATTATTTAATGCGAGTCCAATCCCCAAACTAGAGTAAAATTatgttatctattttttttcgcCTCATAAGATAATCTTTATTTTTGGgtgaaattttcaaaaaaaaaaactccattctttatttttatttttgaaaagtcaAAGCATCTCTATTCCATTGTCATCCAATACAATTCAATACTACTATCCTAATCtaaatcttaataaaatattataataattacaaaatcataactactaaaatatttaatttgtataatttatattagtaaatataattttataattgttacAATGTAAATGATAAAAATTTATACTATAATAGTTATAAAATTGAATTCGTAGTTACTATAAtgcaaatttaattatttaatatttatattataataattataaaacatAATTACTATAAAATTATCTAtgattaaataataatataatagaacAGTTAGATATTTatataatagttataaaattaaattcgtaGTTACTATAATgtaaatttaacttatttatttaatacttatattataatagttataaaattaaattcgtagttattataatgtaaatttaatttatttatttaatatttatattatagtagttgtaaaatcataaatattatttaattatgtatgattaaataataatataatataacaGTTAGTTATTTATACATGATTGGATAATAAAGATgtccttttaattaaaaaaaattaaaatgggaggttcattttatttatttttggattttaaataaaattgaagTAAGTGGTTTTGTAGTAGGCAAAATTGAGGGGCTAATTAGTAAAAGTGAATTCCGGAGGTCACATCGAAATAATGCCACGCAGTTGGCTTTTTCTTTCCGTGCAGTTCTTATATCTTGCCCTCGCTCTTAGTGTCTTATTACGTTCCCTGCCACGCCGCCGCTTCCTGGTGGCAAGAgcggggggagagagagagagagagagagagagagagagagaagaagagTTCCAACCAGAGAGAGAAGGGAGAGCGAACTTAGTCGTCCGGATCTGTTCTTCCCTGCGATCCTGTGCGCAGCTACTTCGTTTCGGGGTGAGAGAGAACGAGTTCAAGCTTACGATCTGTTCGTTCGTCCGACTATGTTGGCCTTGAGAAGCGTGAGAGTTGGGTAAGTAGAACAGGTTCTTTCCTATGTTTTTGATTGGTTTTTGAGGGAATTTTGAaggtttgattttgcttgttttttATTTCCATGGTTTGGTTTGAAAAAGCTGTCTCCTTTATTATTCTTGACGGATTATTGGGTTTGCTTCGTGCTTTTGTAGATTGGAATATGCGGAAGAATGGATCGGAGGTAGACGGTAGTGTTTTGACGAAAAAGGTGGTGTTTTTTTTTGGAGCGATCGAGGGGGACTTAGGGTTCGTTTCGTCCGGCAGCAATGGAGGGAGAGGTCGGTGCACAGGTTGCTCCTCCTATCTTCTTTCACCACCACCAGGCCCTTCCCGTTTCCCTCCGTGACGCTCCTCTTCTCGCGAAGAAGCGAGACTTTCCATGGAAAAGTTCCGTTTTTCAGCACAACCGACTGCCGGAGAACCAGGAGCACACGATGAGCGCTTCTGTTGCGAATCCCGTTAGTAATTGGAATCCCAATATGTGGAATTGGGACAGCGTGCAGTTCACACCCACGCCTGCGTCCGACACCGCGGACGTCATCTGCCTGGGATCTCAGTCATCTTCCGCGGCCGCTGCTATTGTCGATCAGAAGAAAGGGGACGAGAGCTCGTTACTTGTAAGAAGTATGGAAGAGGACGATGAAAGGCTAGTGCTGAAGCTTGGAGGCGGAGGATGCTTGGCAGAGGAGCCTGCTGCAAGGCCTAACAAGCGGGTCCGGTCTGGCTCACCGGGGTGCAGCAACTACCCGATGTGTCAGGTTGATGATTGCCGCACGGATCTGTCGAGCGCCAAGGATTACCACAGGCGCCATAAGGTGTGTGAGGTGCACAGCAAGACTGCCAAGGCCCTTGTTGGGAACCAGATGCAGAGATTCTGCCAACAGTGCAGCAGGTAATTCCTACCACCTCAAAATCTTACTCTACAGTTTCCAGTTAGCATTAACCAGTTAAATTTCTGCTGCTACAGGTTTCCTTTTGAGAttttttgaaatatatgctgtAAATCTGCCATGATATGCTTGGTGCTACAACTTAATCTTCATGGCTAGAAATAACAGGCTTATTTGCAATCGTAGATTTGCTGTGTTTAAGTCATATATATCAATCAATTTTCTGAAAAAACTTGAATCTTTCTGATCTGTAAGATTATGTTATTCAGATTCCATCCTCTTTCTGCGTTTGATGAGGGAAAGAGAAGCTGTAGAAGGCGGCTTGCAGGTCACAATCGGCGCAGAAGGAAGACACAACCAGAAGTTGCTTCTCCTATGCTGCAGCCTATGAACCAAGAAAATTCAGCAAGTGGGCATCTGGATATTGTTAACTTGTTGTCTATGCTTGCACGCTTGGAAGGCATGCTGTCTTTCTCGAAAGGGGTGCTAATATTTTGCTCTGTGATTTCCTTCTTTTGCTTCATGTGTTACTACTGTGAATGCAGGTAACTCTCAAGACAAACAGACAAACATCCCTCTGTTTGAAAGGGACCGACTTGTCCAGTTTATCAGTAAATTAAGCGCTTCAAATAGTGGAAACCCTTCTGCCAGATCTTTGGAGCCTGGAGGTTTTGATTTGAACGTATCTCAAGATGCACCACTAGTCTCAATTGAGAAGTCGATTAAGGAGATTGGGGAGATAAATTCTCCATCCGCCACCACTAAGCTACTGACAGTTTTATCGGCAGCAATAGCAGCTACTACTGCTGCTGCCCCTGCAACTGTTTCCCAAAGGAGCAGCCAAAGTAGTGGCAATGATAAGGctaaggttcaaaatgctgaaccCTCTGGTGATGCTAATTCTCACAATAAATCAACCCATATGCTTCCGTCAGTTGGTGTCTTGCCAGACAACCTCATCAGCAAATCTACAGTCGGTGCATGTCACCAGATAGTTCAGCAAACCCGTCAGAGCTTACCTTTGCAACTTTTTGGACCTGTTGAGTATGATAATCCTCCTGAACTTGGTTCTGCAATTAAATATTTATCATCTGAAAGTAGCAACCCTTTGGAAGAGAGATCtccatcatcttctccacctgtTACAAAGAAGTTGTTCCCTCTGCATTCAACATTGGAAGGAACAAAGTATGCACAAGCACTAGAATGTAGGGAAGAAAATGCAACTGTCGAACTGAGTAGTATTAATGGTGGAAGTGCGCCACTTGAGCTATTTAGAGTGTCAGAAATGCAAACAGAAAATGCTACTGCCCAGAGACTACCATCTCGAGGTGGTTACAAATCCTCTGGTTCAGATCACTCCCCATCTAGTTCCAACTCTGATGCTCAGGTAACATGCAATCGATTGCCGATTGCCTTTCAGAACATTTTTTTGCATCTTATTTGCTTATTACACCTTATGACTAAACAGGATCGGACTGGACGGATAATTTTCAAGCTTTTTGGCAAGGATCCAAGTAGTTTCCCTGATACACTACGTTCT
This genomic stretch from Zingiber officinale cultivar Zhangliang chromosome 7A, Zo_v1.1, whole genome shotgun sequence harbors:
- the LOC122002802 gene encoding squamosa promoter-binding-like protein 15 isoform X2, translated to MEGEVGAQVAPPIFFHHHQALPVSLRDAPLLAKKRDFPWKSSVFQHNRLPENQEHTMSASVANPVSNWNPNMWNWDSVQFTPTPASDTADVICLGSQSSSAAAAIVDQKKGDESSLLVRSMEEDDERLVLKLGGGGCLAEEPAARPNKRVRSGSPGCSNYPMCQVDDCRTDLSSAKDYHRRHKVCEVHSKTAKALVGNQMQRFCQQCSRFHPLSAFDEGKRSCRRRLAGHNRRRRKTQPEVASPMLQPMNQENSASNSQDKQTNIPLFERDRLVQFISKLSASNSGNPSARSLEPGGFDLNVSQDAPLVSIEKSIKEIGEINSPSATTKLLTVLSAAIAATTAAAPATVSQRSSQSSGNDKAKVQNAEPSGDANSHNKSTHMLPSVGVLPDNLISKSTVGACHQIVQQTRQSLPLQLFGPVEYDNPPELGSAIKYLSSESSNPLEERSPSSSPPVTKKLFPLHSTLEGTKYAQALECREENATVELSSINGGSAPLELFRVSEMQTENATAQRLPSRGGYKSSGSDHSPSSSNSDAQDRTGRIIFKLFGKDPSSFPDTLRSQVFNWLSHSPSDMESYIRPGCIVLSIYLSMPSVAWEEFEDDLLERVVSLVQFPETDFWRNGRFLLRTNRQLVSHKDAKIRISRTWKAWSAPELTSVSPVAVVVGQKTSLLLKGRNLTVPGTKIHCTYMGKYMSKEILCSTYPGTIYDDSCVERFDFPGGSPEGFSRCFIEVENGFKGNSFPVIIANVSICQELRTLEADFEDALLSDGITEEQVSNSPRYRSKEDSLHFLNELGWLFQRTQKSSSLSFSNFSSSRLKYLLTFSVERDWCTLIQALLDILVERSLNDDALKQESLELLSEIDLLSRAVKRKCRKMVDLLIQYYVTQGKDATKVYLFSPSMAGPGGITPLHMAASMQDSEDLVDALTNDPQEIGLKCWTSLLDENDRSPYMYSLLRNNISYNNLIFRKLGDRTNGQLTIPVRDGAVVGVSITQGAQTVTSISCAQCAMIGARQLRRSPRTKGLLQRPYVHSMLAIAAVCVCVCLCFRGLPQIGSVEPFKWENLDFGPR
- the LOC122002802 gene encoding squamosa promoter-binding-like protein 15 isoform X1; this translates as MEGEVGAQVAPPIFFHHHQALPVSLRDAPLLAKKRDFPWKSSVFQHNRLPENQEHTMSASVANPVSNWNPNMWNWDSVQFTPTPASDTADVICLGSQSSSAAAAIVDQKKGDESSLLVRSMEEDDERLVLKLGGGGCLAEEPAARPNKRVRSGSPGCSNYPMCQVDDCRTDLSSAKDYHRRHKVCEVHSKTAKALVGNQMQRFCQQCSRFHPLSAFDEGKRSCRRRLAGHNRRRRKTQPEVASPMLQPMNQENSASGHLDIVNLLSMLARLEGNSQDKQTNIPLFERDRLVQFISKLSASNSGNPSARSLEPGGFDLNVSQDAPLVSIEKSIKEIGEINSPSATTKLLTVLSAAIAATTAAAPATVSQRSSQSSGNDKAKVQNAEPSGDANSHNKSTHMLPSVGVLPDNLISKSTVGACHQIVQQTRQSLPLQLFGPVEYDNPPELGSAIKYLSSESSNPLEERSPSSSPPVTKKLFPLHSTLEGTKYAQALECREENATVELSSINGGSAPLELFRVSEMQTENATAQRLPSRGGYKSSGSDHSPSSSNSDAQDRTGRIIFKLFGKDPSSFPDTLRSQVFNWLSHSPSDMESYIRPGCIVLSIYLSMPSVAWEEFEDDLLERVVSLVQFPETDFWRNGRFLLRTNRQLVSHKDAKIRISRTWKAWSAPELTSVSPVAVVVGQKTSLLLKGRNLTVPGTKIHCTYMGKYMSKEILCSTYPGTIYDDSCVERFDFPGGSPEGFSRCFIEVENGFKGNSFPVIIANVSICQELRTLEADFEDALLSDGITEEQVSNSPRYRSKEDSLHFLNELGWLFQRTQKSSSLSFSNFSSSRLKYLLTFSVERDWCTLIQALLDILVERSLNDDALKQESLELLSEIDLLSRAVKRKCRKMVDLLIQYYVTQGKDATKVYLFSPSMAGPGGITPLHMAASMQDSEDLVDALTNDPQEIGLKCWTSLLDENDRSPYMYSLLRNNISYNNLIFRKLGDRTNGQLTIPVRDGAVVGVSITQGAQTVTSISCAQCAMIGARQLRRSPRTKGLLQRPYVHSMLAIAAVCVCVCLCFRGLPQIGSVEPFKWENLDFGPR